In the genome of Paenibacillus sp. FSL R5-0766, one region contains:
- a CDS encoding beta-glucoside-specific PTS transporter subunit IIABC — protein sequence MNNKDLAKNVLDLVGGEQNISGLTHCATRLRFVLKDDNKADLKALDQLEGVLKAQNSGGQVQVVIGAKVDAVYSEVKNLTSDHIGELTESTDSGTKKRRNPINVVLETIAGIFTPVLPALVGCGMIKCLATVITAMGYLEGSGFLTIINMIGDCIFYFMPFFLAVSAANRFKTNPYLAVALAAGLMHPTILNAAAQIAETGVNSIDFLGMPILLMKYSSSVIPIILAVWIMSYVYPIVNRVIPKFLQVLLTPMIVLFIMIPVELIVLGPVGSYIGDWLTNGINSLFSTAGVLAGAILGFFKPIMVMFGMHYAIMPIQVQQVATLGATVLLPTALAANLAQAGAAFGVFVLTKSKTMKSAAASSGFTALFGITEPAIYGVTLKYKRPFFAGCLAGGLVGGFYSLVHTTANAISLPGVLAIGTYSSDRYMYVVIGCIAAVVLGFVFTLLAGIKEDTEGSKSKQQATDKVNSNQPAVATEVTPASVSSQTSTSSDMLIVSPMTGEIKPISEVEDQAFAQELMGKGIAIVPTDGKVYAPFDGVVEALYRTKHAIGLKAANGVEILIHIGVDTVSLKGKYFNAHIEQGQTIKAGDLLVEFDPEGITSAGYNTITSIVVTNMQQYGDVLTTATNGPIRESEALMKLIP from the coding sequence ATGAACAACAAAGACTTGGCTAAAAACGTACTTGATCTCGTTGGCGGCGAGCAAAATATATCCGGGCTAACACACTGTGCAACCCGTTTGAGATTCGTATTGAAGGATGATAACAAAGCAGACCTCAAAGCGCTGGATCAGCTTGAGGGCGTGCTCAAGGCACAAAATTCCGGTGGACAGGTTCAGGTTGTTATCGGTGCCAAAGTAGACGCGGTATACAGTGAAGTGAAGAATTTAACTTCTGACCATATTGGCGAGCTTACGGAGTCTACAGACAGTGGAACGAAAAAGAGACGTAACCCCATCAACGTAGTGCTTGAAACCATCGCAGGTATATTCACACCTGTTCTGCCAGCACTTGTTGGTTGCGGGATGATCAAGTGTTTGGCTACCGTTATAACTGCCATGGGTTACCTGGAAGGCTCCGGTTTCCTCACGATCATTAACATGATCGGGGACTGTATTTTCTACTTCATGCCATTCTTCCTGGCTGTTAGTGCAGCAAATCGTTTCAAAACCAATCCCTATTTGGCGGTAGCTCTTGCTGCGGGATTAATGCATCCAACCATTTTGAACGCTGCGGCTCAGATTGCTGAGACAGGTGTAAACAGTATTGATTTTCTCGGCATGCCGATTCTGTTGATGAAATATTCCTCTTCCGTCATTCCAATCATTCTGGCGGTATGGATTATGAGTTATGTGTATCCAATCGTCAATCGAGTGATTCCCAAGTTTCTACAGGTCCTGCTTACCCCAATGATTGTTTTATTCATTATGATTCCAGTGGAACTGATCGTGCTTGGCCCAGTAGGATCATATATCGGTGACTGGTTGACCAATGGTATCAACTCATTGTTCTCAACCGCAGGTGTTCTTGCTGGTGCGATTCTTGGATTTTTCAAACCGATCATGGTCATGTTTGGTATGCACTATGCCATCATGCCGATTCAGGTTCAACAAGTGGCTACACTGGGTGCAACCGTGTTGTTACCAACGGCACTGGCGGCAAATTTGGCTCAGGCTGGAGCAGCCTTCGGTGTGTTTGTCCTAACGAAGAGTAAAACGATGAAGTCAGCGGCTGCTTCGAGTGGATTCACCGCGTTATTCGGGATTACCGAGCCGGCGATCTATGGTGTAACGCTCAAATACAAACGTCCGTTTTTCGCAGGTTGTCTGGCAGGCGGATTAGTTGGTGGATTCTACAGTTTGGTGCATACAACAGCGAATGCAATTTCACTGCCAGGTGTATTGGCCATTGGCACGTATTCATCGGATCGTTACATGTATGTCGTTATTGGTTGTATTGCCGCAGTTGTACTCGGGTTTGTGTTCACGCTGTTGGCTGGCATCAAGGAAGATACTGAAGGAAGTAAATCGAAGCAGCAAGCTACGGATAAAGTAAACAGCAATCAGCCAGCCGTTGCCACAGAGGTGACTCCAGCATCCGTATCATCACAGACATCCACATCTTCGGACATGCTTATCGTTAGTCCAATGACAGGGGAGATCAAACCAATCTCTGAGGTGGAAGATCAGGCGTTTGCCCAAGAGTTAATGGGTAAAGGGATTGCGATTGTTCCGACAGATGGCAAGGTATACGCTCCATTTGACGGAGTAGTCGAAGCACTTTATCGCACCAAACATGCCATCGGATTGAAAGCTGCGAATGGTGTCGAGATCCTGATTCATATCGGGGTGGATACCGTCAGTCTGAAAGGGAAGTATTTTAACGCCCATATCGAACAGGGGCAGACAATCAAGGCCGGTGATTTATTGGTGGAATTTGATCCAGAAGGCATTACCTCAGCAGGTTATAACACCATTACGTCCATTGTCGTTACCAACATGCAACAGTATGGAGATGTGCTGACTACAGCGACCAACGGCCCGATTCGGGAGAGCGAAGCGCTAATGAAGCTGATCCCTTAA